A genomic region of Runella rosea contains the following coding sequences:
- a CDS encoding DUF7133 domain-containing protein yields MKSKNLVFFLVSLTALIYACKVQMTTSSSSAPSATPVVITQAEEQASLNLPVETVPAMVPLSPAQSQQAFRVPKGYHMELVASEPMITEPVALAWDGNAKMYVAQMETYTQDADGTGTKVKISRVMLLEDTDNDGKMDKSSVFIKDLMLPRMLLCVNHELLVNETDTYDIYSYKDTNGDGVADVKKPVYIVGKVAPGNLEHQRSGLVWNLDNYIYQTVDPVRFRYTNGVLKADSLPSGSNGQWGLTHDNYGRLFFSRGGGENAGSGFQINPKYGALEFSDAYSEETFSPVWSSISNPDVQGGPKRLRSDSTLNHFTSANGQSIFRGDRLPADLVGDYLITEPVARIIRRANVVNREGKTYLENVYQNKEFISSTDFFFRPVNTYTGPDGCVYIIDMNRGIIQESNWTPKGSFLRDQIERYKLDKVNQRGRIWRLVHDGYTRGPQPKMLDVPAGNLIPYLDHPNGWWRDNAQKQIVILGDKSVIPVLKQMAKGQQGSLPTRPSALGQLHALWTLEGLNAIDKEVIYTAMKDPDPQIRRAAIWIGETYLKQNDEEFITKLSELVSDADYDVKTQLILSLGASKNESAKRIVKGILEQHTDKQMLVSAKASIDKNEDIKTYGSRLGRLSAGDRKLVMEGAEIYKAMCAVCHGNDGKGLSSNIAPALLGAKHLIADKETSIRILLHGLKGPIEGKAYPTEMPAMKDNTDEWIAAVLSYARHEFGANRPREYRGFPYPAVYPADVKKMREQHSVLNEAWTIEGLEKLAPPLPVNR; encoded by the coding sequence ATGAAAAGTAAAAATTTGGTATTTTTTTTGGTAAGCCTAACGGCCCTGATTTATGCCTGTAAGGTGCAGATGACAACCTCCTCTTCATCCGCTCCGTCGGCTACGCCAGTGGTCATTACGCAGGCCGAGGAACAGGCCAGTCTGAACTTGCCCGTGGAGACGGTTCCCGCCATGGTGCCGCTGAGTCCCGCGCAAAGCCAGCAGGCATTTCGCGTACCTAAAGGCTATCACATGGAGCTTGTGGCCAGCGAACCCATGATTACGGAGCCAGTAGCGCTTGCGTGGGACGGTAATGCCAAAATGTACGTGGCGCAGATGGAAACCTACACCCAAGACGCCGACGGCACAGGTACCAAAGTGAAAATCAGTCGAGTGATGTTGCTGGAAGACACCGATAATGACGGAAAAATGGACAAAAGCTCCGTTTTTATCAAAGACTTGATGCTGCCCCGAATGCTACTTTGCGTCAACCACGAGTTGTTGGTCAATGAAACGGATACCTACGATATTTATAGCTACAAAGATACCAATGGCGACGGCGTGGCGGACGTAAAAAAGCCCGTTTATATCGTTGGCAAGGTGGCCCCTGGCAATTTAGAGCATCAGCGCAGCGGATTGGTATGGAATCTTGATAATTACATTTACCAGACCGTAGACCCCGTCCGTTTTCGGTATACCAACGGCGTCTTGAAGGCCGATTCCCTGCCTAGCGGCTCCAACGGCCAATGGGGACTGACGCACGATAATTACGGACGCTTGTTTTTTAGCCGTGGCGGGGGCGAAAATGCGGGTTCAGGCTTCCAGATTAATCCCAAATATGGAGCGTTGGAATTTTCTGATGCGTACAGTGAAGAAACCTTCAGCCCCGTGTGGTCGAGCATTTCCAACCCCGACGTGCAGGGTGGGCCCAAGCGGCTGCGTTCCGACAGTACCCTAAACCACTTTACATCGGCCAATGGTCAATCCATTTTTCGGGGCGACCGCCTTCCAGCCGATTTGGTGGGGGATTACTTAATCACCGAGCCCGTTGCCCGTATTATCAGACGCGCCAACGTCGTGAATCGGGAAGGCAAAACCTATCTCGAAAATGTATACCAAAACAAAGAGTTTATTTCTAGTACGGATTTCTTTTTCCGACCCGTCAATACCTACACTGGCCCCGATGGTTGTGTATACATCATAGACATGAATCGGGGAATCATTCAGGAATCTAACTGGACGCCCAAAGGAAGCTTTTTGCGCGACCAAATCGAGCGCTATAAGTTGGACAAAGTGAACCAACGGGGTCGCATCTGGCGACTGGTCCATGACGGATACACCCGAGGCCCTCAACCCAAAATGTTGGATGTACCAGCGGGCAATCTGATTCCGTATTTGGACCACCCCAATGGCTGGTGGCGGGATAATGCCCAGAAACAGATTGTTATTTTGGGGGATAAATCGGTCATCCCTGTTTTAAAACAAATGGCTAAAGGCCAGCAGGGCTCATTGCCTACGCGCCCCTCGGCGTTGGGCCAGCTTCATGCGCTGTGGACTTTAGAAGGCCTTAACGCCATTGACAAAGAAGTGATTTATACCGCCATGAAAGACCCTGACCCACAAATCAGACGGGCGGCCATCTGGATTGGCGAAACTTATCTGAAACAAAACGATGAGGAATTTATCACAAAACTAAGCGAGCTTGTTTCCGACGCTGACTATGATGTCAAAACGCAGTTGATTTTGTCGCTGGGAGCGAGCAAAAACGAAAGCGCTAAGCGCATCGTGAAAGGTATTCTGGAACAACATACCGACAAACAAATGTTGGTCAGCGCCAAAGCGAGCATTGATAAAAACGAAGACATTAAAACCTACGGTAGCCGATTGGGGCGACTGTCGGCGGGCGACCGAAAATTAGTGATGGAAGGGGCCGAAATCTATAAGGCTATGTGCGCGGTATGCCACGGGAATGACGGAAAAGGCTTGTCTTCCAATATCGCCCCGGCGCTTTTGGGGGCCAAGCACCTGATTGCTGATAAAGAAACCTCCATCCGAATTCTGCTCCACGGCCTGAAAGGACCGATTGAGGGGAAAGCGTACCCAACCGAAATGCCCGCAATGAAAGATAACACCGACGAATGGATTGCGGCGGTGCTGAGTTATGCCCGGCATGAGTTTGGGGCCAATCGCCCAAGAGAGTATCGAGGCTTTCCTTATCCAGCGGTGTATCCGGCCGATGTTAAGAAAATGCGAGAGCAGCATTCCGTACTCAATGAGGCGTGGACGATTGAAGGTTTGGAAAAACTTGCTCCTCCGCTGCCTGTCAACCGGTAA
- a CDS encoding sugar ABC transporter ATP-binding protein: MTLHSDFILQVHGLSKSFSGVKALDDVQLNLRRGEVHALMGENGAGKSTFMKILIGLLTPDAGEILFEGNELKNSNVSEVLKQGISMIHQEILIVPELTVAQNIFLGREATQWFSSWLNDHEINRQAEILLKQIGLEVSPKTKMKYLSVAEMQMVEIAKAISNNAKVIIMDEPTSAISDKEVATLFSIIKDLKFKGVSVIYISHKMDEIYQIADSITVLRDGKYIGTKSAAELDRKSLITMMVGREINTLFPEKSSPKGEVVLSVKNLSQRGKFDNISFDVHAGEVVGIAGLMGAGRTEIARAIFGLDAFSGGEIVLKGHKIIIKSPRDAIRNGIGYVSEDRKGVGFIPALSVKHNITLASLSSHTKGGMIQDKSESAVATQMINDLKIKTSGMDQKVTHLSGGNQQKVVIGKVLLASPEIVILDEPTRGIDIGAKFEIYKLINELTAKGIAVVVISSELPEILGMSDRIVVLSKGKQTALLSKQEATQETIMKYAMQH, encoded by the coding sequence ATGACCCTACATTCGGATTTTATTCTTCAGGTTCACGGTCTTTCCAAATCGTTTTCGGGTGTCAAAGCGCTTGATGATGTGCAGTTAAACCTGCGCAGGGGAGAGGTTCACGCGTTGATGGGGGAAAACGGGGCGGGTAAGTCGACCTTCATGAAAATTTTGATTGGCCTGCTTACGCCCGACGCTGGTGAGATTTTGTTTGAAGGAAACGAGTTGAAAAACAGCAATGTCAGCGAGGTCTTGAAACAAGGGATTTCGATGATTCATCAGGAAATTTTGATTGTACCTGAGCTGACCGTTGCCCAAAATATTTTTCTGGGAAGAGAGGCTACCCAATGGTTTTCGAGTTGGTTAAACGACCATGAGATTAATCGACAGGCGGAAATCCTGTTGAAGCAAATAGGGCTAGAGGTAAGTCCCAAAACCAAAATGAAATACCTCAGCGTGGCCGAAATGCAGATGGTGGAAATTGCGAAAGCCATTTCAAACAACGCCAAGGTTATCATCATGGATGAGCCAACATCGGCGATTTCGGATAAGGAAGTAGCAACGCTGTTTTCCATCATCAAAGACCTAAAATTCAAAGGCGTGTCGGTAATTTACATCTCGCACAAAATGGATGAAATCTACCAAATTGCGGATTCGATTACGGTATTGAGAGATGGGAAATACATCGGCACCAAGTCCGCCGCCGAACTTGACCGTAAAAGCCTGATAACGATGATGGTCGGGCGGGAAATAAATACGCTTTTTCCTGAAAAGTCTTCGCCCAAAGGAGAAGTCGTTTTATCCGTAAAAAATCTTAGTCAGCGCGGCAAATTCGACAATATTAGTTTTGATGTACACGCTGGAGAAGTAGTCGGCATCGCTGGATTGATGGGCGCTGGTCGGACAGAAATAGCGCGGGCTATATTTGGATTGGATGCCTTCAGCGGCGGTGAAATTGTACTCAAAGGCCATAAAATAATCATTAAATCGCCGCGGGATGCCATCAGAAATGGTATTGGATACGTGAGCGAAGACCGAAAAGGCGTAGGGTTTATCCCCGCACTGTCGGTCAAACACAACATTACGTTGGCGAGTCTGTCAAGTCATACCAAAGGGGGGATGATTCAAGACAAAAGCGAAAGCGCAGTAGCTACTCAGATGATAAACGACCTGAAAATCAAAACGTCGGGTATGGACCAAAAAGTAACTCATTTGAGCGGCGGTAATCAACAAAAAGTGGTCATCGGCAAAGTATTGCTTGCTTCGCCCGAAATCGTCATCTTGGATGAGCCCACGCGGGGAATCGACATTGGAGCCAAATTTGAAATTTATAAGCTAATCAACGAGTTGACAGCCAAGGGGATAGCCGTCGTGGTGATTTCGTCAGAACTGCCCGAGATACTTGGCATGAGCGACCGCATTGTCGTATTGTCAAAAGGAAAACAAACGGCCCTACTCTCTAAACAAGAAGCGACCCAAGAAACGATAATGAAATACGCAATGCAGCATTAA
- a CDS encoding ABC transporter permease: protein MNNYFTQLGNSTKQRARGMGQYGIFIAFVVICLILSLITPKFLTVSNWTIIVTQVSINALLAFGVTFVIITGGIDLSLGSMVAVTGIVASLLAHPDDYPVIVPVLAGLLAGVFMGAFNGTIITKSKVPPFIVTLGTMTIGRGLALILSKGRPVSNLSDSFNFIGGGNVLGVPFPIIVLIVAFVVCSVVLKKTILGRYIYAVGGNEQAAKASGIRVNKVKMAVYTICGGLAALAGILLTSRITTGQPNAGAGFELDAIAAAIIGGTSTSGGTGTMTGTLIGALLIGVISNGLDLLNVTSYYQQVVMGAIIIGAVVLDGWNQSAAQR, encoded by the coding sequence ATGAATAATTATTTTACGCAATTAGGGAATTCCACCAAACAACGGGCACGTGGCATGGGGCAATACGGGATTTTCATCGCTTTTGTGGTGATTTGTCTCATCTTGTCGCTGATTACCCCAAAATTCCTGACCGTTTCCAATTGGACCATCATTGTTACGCAAGTGTCTATCAATGCGTTACTGGCATTTGGAGTTACGTTTGTCATCATCACGGGCGGGATTGACCTTTCGCTGGGTTCAATGGTGGCCGTAACGGGGATTGTGGCATCGCTATTGGCGCATCCCGATGACTATCCCGTCATTGTGCCCGTTCTGGCGGGTTTGTTGGCGGGCGTTTTCATGGGAGCGTTTAATGGAACCATCATCACCAAAAGTAAGGTGCCGCCGTTTATTGTTACGCTCGGCACCATGACCATCGGGCGGGGGTTGGCCCTGATTTTGAGCAAAGGACGTCCTGTTTCCAATCTTTCCGACTCATTTAATTTTATTGGTGGTGGAAATGTTTTGGGGGTTCCCTTTCCTATTATTGTGCTTATTGTAGCGTTTGTGGTATGTTCGGTGGTTTTGAAAAAGACGATTTTGGGGCGTTACATTTATGCCGTTGGGGGCAACGAACAGGCCGCAAAAGCATCGGGAATTCGAGTAAATAAAGTCAAAATGGCCGTTTATACAATATGCGGCGGATTAGCGGCCTTGGCAGGCATTTTGCTGACCTCCCGAATCACCACTGGACAGCCAAACGCGGGAGCTGGTTTTGAACTTGATGCCATTGCGGCGGCCATCATCGGTGGCACAAGTACCTCAGGAGGAACAGGAACCATGACGGGAACTCTCATCGGTGCCTTGCTAATTGGTGTGATTAGCAATGGGTTAGACTTGCTTAATGTCACCTCCTATTACCAGCAAGTCGTGATGGGGGCTATCATTATCGGGGCCGTGGTACTGGATGGCTGGAATCAGTCGGCCGCGCAGCGATAA
- a CDS encoding sugar ABC transporter substrate-binding protein: MKKIYLGLIALATLAGCNQTSEKESGEKKMVIGVTMLSMQNEFIVNVSDEMEKKAQELGIELITVDAERSALKQIEQVESFIAQKVDAIVMNPCEVEASSPAVTKALAAKIPIINVNSETSTKPSAFVGSDDVESGRIAMKFIAEKLGGKGNVVMMHGYMGQAAQIKREQGAREILKQYPDLKLIAHQTGEWDRAKSMSLMENWIQSYGKDINAVFAQNDEMGMGAVNALTAAGMKDKVIVVSIDAIPDALQAVKKGTLDATVFQNAQQQGAKAIETAVKLYKGEAVEKEVLIPFQLVTKDNVTTFIK; the protein is encoded by the coding sequence ATGAAAAAAATATACCTTGGATTGATTGCTTTGGCGACGTTGGCAGGATGTAACCAAACGAGTGAAAAAGAGAGCGGCGAAAAGAAAATGGTCATTGGCGTTACGATGCTGAGTATGCAGAATGAGTTCATTGTCAATGTCAGTGATGAAATGGAGAAAAAGGCGCAGGAGTTGGGTATTGAACTAATCACCGTGGATGCCGAGCGTTCGGCGTTGAAACAGATTGAACAAGTCGAGAGCTTCATTGCCCAAAAAGTAGATGCCATTGTGATGAATCCTTGCGAAGTAGAGGCGAGTTCGCCGGCGGTGACCAAAGCTTTGGCGGCCAAGATTCCCATCATCAATGTTAATTCAGAAACCAGCACTAAACCTTCGGCGTTTGTGGGTTCTGATGATGTGGAGTCGGGCCGAATTGCCATGAAATTCATTGCCGAAAAACTGGGCGGTAAAGGAAATGTGGTCATGATGCACGGCTACATGGGACAAGCCGCGCAAATCAAACGCGAGCAGGGCGCGCGCGAAATTTTGAAACAATATCCTGACCTGAAACTAATTGCGCATCAAACGGGCGAATGGGACCGCGCCAAGTCGATGTCACTGATGGAAAACTGGATTCAGTCTTATGGCAAAGACATTAATGCGGTATTTGCCCAAAACGATGAAATGGGCATGGGAGCCGTCAATGCCCTGACGGCGGCGGGCATGAAAGATAAAGTGATTGTTGTCAGTATTGATGCGATTCCTGATGCACTGCAAGCGGTAAAAAAGGGAACTTTGGACGCGACCGTTTTTCAAAATGCACAACAACAGGGAGCCAAAGCAATAGAAACCGCCGTGAAGCTATACAAAGGAGAAGCCGTTGAAAAAGAGGTGCTTATTCCTTTTCAGTTGGTTACCAAAGACAATGTAACAACCTTCATTAAATAA